A stretch of Mastacembelus armatus chromosome 1, fMasArm1.2, whole genome shotgun sequence DNA encodes these proteins:
- the LOC113128329 gene encoding solute carrier family 22 member 7-like, whose translation MKFDNILSEINGFGKFQIKLVLIQVFAQITLPCHFLLNNFMAAVPSHHCDISALDDGGTFGNLSLDQKLVVGIPAEQDGSLSSCQMFSKPQYQHLSGSNASEDTLTVQCQNGWVYDNSTFKSTLVTEWDLVCHRKGMNRATATVFFIGVMVGAPLFGFLSDRFGRRPLLLVSYVSSAVFAVLNAFSTSYVMFTIMRFFTGMSLAGISIISIVLNIEWFGVEHRTFSAIIISLDWTLGGCLLVGIAYCVNEWRMLILAVTSPLILAIITWRWLPESARWLIAKGKVDAAYHYITKCAEMNNRSKFMATITPRTLLESAEADTGDKKYTLVDLFKTPNIRKLAIFSGIVWYGVAFTYYGISLNITGFGLNPYLTQLIFTSIEMPMKIGAYFLLEKVGRKPGEVGTLLLTGLSLFINIFVPKDKGIIRTVVAVLGKATSEGSFTIMYLFTTELYPTVVRQNGLGYTSFLARLGVSISPLIVLLEDVWHLLPAVTYCTVAVVSGLVASLLPETLNTQLPEFIQDIEKPRVQSTRKKDIQLKMTPITNKDSESFY comes from the exons atgaaattTGACAACATACTTTCAGAAATTAACGGATTTGGGAAATTCCAAATTAAGTTAGTCTTGATTCAGGTCTTCGCTCAAATCACTCTGCCATGTCACTTTCTGCTTAATAACTTCATGGCAGCTGTTCCCTCTCACCACTGTGACATCAGTGCTCTTGATGATGGGGGCACTTTTGGGAATTTGTCTCTGGATCAGAAACTGGTTGTTGGTATTCCAGCAGAGCAGGATGGGAGTCTAAGCTCCTGTCAGATGTTTTCAAAGCCCCAATATCAACATCTGTCAGGCTCTAACGCTAGTGAGGATACACTTACTGTTCAGTGTCAGAATGGATGGGTGTATGACAACAGCACCTTTAAATCTACTTTGGTAACAGAG TGGGATCTTGTGTGCCATAGAAAAGGGATGAACAGGGCTACAGCGACTGTGTTCTTCATTGGTGTTATGGTTGGAGCCCCTTTATTTGGGTTTCTCAGTGACAG GTTCGGGCGACGGCCACTTCTGCTGGTGTCCTATGTATCATCTGCGGTGTTTGCGGTACTAAATGCATTCTCCACATCCTATGTAATGTTCACCATCATGAGATTTTTTACGGGGATGTCACTCGCAGGAATAAGTATCATCTCTATTGTCCTAA ACATTGAATGGTTTGGTGTGGAACACAGGACTTTCTCTGCTATAATCATTAGCCTGGATTGGACACTTGGGGGCTGCCTACTGGTTGGAATTGCATATTGTGTAAATGAGTGGAGGATGCTCATTTTGGCAGTGACCTCTCCCCTGATACTGGCCATCATTACTTGGAG GTGGCTTCCAGAGTCTGCTAGGTGGCTCATTGCAAAAGGGAAGGTAGATGCTGCTTATCATTACATAACAAAATGCGCCGAGATGAACAACAGGAGCAAGTTTATGGCCACCATTACACCAAGG ACACTACTGGAATCTGCAGAAGCTGATACAGGAGATAAGAAATACACATTAGTAGACCTCTTCAAGACCCCAAATATTAGGAAACTTGCTATATTTTCTGGGATAGTGTG GTATGGAGTTGCATTTACATATTATGGAATAAGTCTAAATATCACCGGGTTTGGACTAAACCCATACCTTACGCAGCTTATATTTACATCCATTGAAATGCCAATGAAGATTGGTGCATATTTTTTACTGGAGAAAGTTGGTAGAAAGCCCGGCGAGGTGGGGACCCTGCTACTGACCGGCCTCAGTCTCTTCATCAACATATTTGTCCCAAAAG ATAAGGGGATCATTCGTACTGTTGTCGCAGTCCTTGGAAAAGCCACTTCAGAGGGCTCATTTACAATCATGTATCTATTCACAACTGAACTCTATCCTACAGTTGTACG ACAGAATGGTTTAGGCTACACCTCATTTCTGGCACGGCTGGGCGTGTCCATATCCCCGCTCATCGTGCTATTGGAGGACGTGTGGCACCTCCTCCCTGCAGTCACTTACTGCACTGTGGCAGTTGTGTCCGGTTTGGTGGCTTCACTCCTGCCTGAAACATTAAACACCCAACTTCCAGAGTTCATCCAAGACATTGAGAAACCAAG GGTACAATCAACAAGGAAGAAGGacattcaattaaaaatgacacCTATTACTAATAAGGATTCTGAATCTTTTTATTAA
- the LOC113128330 gene encoding solute carrier family 22 member 7-like isoform X3 produces the protein MKLENVLSELDGFGRFQLRTVFLMVIPRVTLPFHFLLNNFIAAVPSHHCDISSLDNRGIFRNLSLADRLVVSIPVQEDGTPNSCKMFAEPQYHLLLNSSNITDLTTVPCQNGWVYDNTTFHSTLPTEWDLVCDKKRVNKATATIFFMGVMLGAAVFGYLSDRFGRKRVLLLSYVTTTLFGFASAFSYNFAMFAAMRFFTGFGISGISIITMVLCIEWVDIKHRTAVGVLMSMDWSVSTALLPAVAYFLNGWRYLTAVVTTPLFLAMITWWWIPESARWLVSNGRVNTAHFYLSKCAKVNGREQFMADLKPEVLSKVIILENENRKYSYLDLVKTPKMRRLALLTGIVWFGVACTYYGISLNVTGFGVNIYLTQFIYGASEIPAKVFIFFTLNKIGRRLNQAGTLALTGLCLFCSMFIPQDKMDWVSVTSWPV, from the exons atgaagtTAGAGAACGTGCTGTCTGAGTTGGATGGCTTTGGGAGATTCCAATTAAGGACAGTCTTCTTGATGGTAATCCCTCGTGTGACTTTGccatttcattttttgctgaataatttcATTGCAGCTGTTCCCTCTCACCACTGTGACATAAGCTCTCTGGATAATAGAGGGATTTTTAGGAATTTATCTCTGGCAGACAGGCTTGTTGTTAGTATTCCAGTCCAGGAGGATGGGACTCCAAACTCCTGCAAGATGTTTGCAGAACCTCAGTATCATCTGCTGCTTAACTCCTCTAACATAACTGACCTAACCACTGTGCCATGCCAGAATGGATGGGTGTATGATAACACCACATTTCACTCTACTTTACCCACAGAG TGGGATCTAGTTTGCGATAAGAAAAGAGTGAACAAAGCCACGGCCACCATCTTCTTCATGGGGGTCATGCTTGGAGCAGCAGTATTTGGTTATCTTAGTGACAG GTTTGGCAGGAAAagagtgctgctgctgtcctATGTGACAACCACCCTCTTTGGGTTTGCAAGTGCTTTCTCTTATAATTTTGCCATGTTTGCTGCCATGAGGTTTTTTACTGGATTTGGAATTTCTGGAATAAGTATAATCACCATGGTCCTTT GCATTGAATGGGTGGACATTAAGCACCGAACTGCAGTGGGCGTTTTaatgagtatggactggagtGTTTCTACTGCTCTGCTTCCTGCTGTGGCCTATTTTCTGAATGGTTGGAGGTACCTGACTGCTGTTGTAACAACTCCACTCTTTCTGGCAATGATCACTTGGTG GTGGATCCCTGAGTCTGCCAGGTGGCTGGTAAGCAATGGAAGGGTCAACACTGCTCATTTTTACTTGAGCAAGTGTGCAAAGGTCAATGGCAGAGAGCAGTTCATGGCTGACCTAAAGCCTGAG GTTCTGTCCAAAGTAATAAttcttgaaaatgaaaacagaaaatattcttATCTGGACCTTGTTAAAACTCCCAAAATGAGGAGACTGGCTCTGCTTACTGGCATTGTGTG GTTTGGTGTAGCCTGTACTTATTACGGAATCAGCTTGAATGTCACTGGATTTGGTGTGAACATTTATCTAACACAGTTTATCTACGGCGCAAGTGAAATTCCAGCAAAAGTGTTCATCTTTTTCACCTTGAATAAAATAGGTCGAAGGCTGAATCAGGCTGGTACACTTGCTCTGACTGGACTGTGTCTTTTCTGCAGCATGTTTATCCCTCAAG ACAAAATGGATTGGGTTTCAGTAACTTCATGGCCCGTATAG
- the LOC113128330 gene encoding solute carrier family 22 member 7-like isoform X1, protein MKLENVLSELDGFGRFQLRTVFLMVIPRVTLPFHFLLNNFIAAVPSHHCDISSLDNRGIFRNLSLADRLVVSIPVQEDGTPNSCKMFAEPQYHLLLNSSNITDLTTVPCQNGWVYDNTTFHSTLPTEWDLVCDKKRVNKATATIFFMGVMLGAAVFGYLSDRFGRKRVLLLSYVTTTLFGFASAFSYNFAMFAAMRFFTGFGISGISIITMVLCIEWVDIKHRTAVGVLMSMDWSVSTALLPAVAYFLNGWRYLTAVVTTPLFLAMITWWWIPESARWLVSNGRVNTAHFYLSKCAKVNGREQFMADLKPEVLSKVIILENENRKYSYLDLVKTPKMRRLALLTGIVWFGVACTYYGISLNVTGFGVNIYLTQFIYGASEIPAKVFIFFTLNKIGRRLNQAGTLALTGLCLFCSMFIPQEMGVYKTILGALGKMFSEASFTTVFLYTSELYPTVMRQNGLGFSNFMARIGVSVSPMIMLLEEVWIPLPSAVFSLVAFAAALSAYFLPETRNSRLPETIEDVEQTRRLSFSTSNEKSLS, encoded by the exons atgaagtTAGAGAACGTGCTGTCTGAGTTGGATGGCTTTGGGAGATTCCAATTAAGGACAGTCTTCTTGATGGTAATCCCTCGTGTGACTTTGccatttcattttttgctgaataatttcATTGCAGCTGTTCCCTCTCACCACTGTGACATAAGCTCTCTGGATAATAGAGGGATTTTTAGGAATTTATCTCTGGCAGACAGGCTTGTTGTTAGTATTCCAGTCCAGGAGGATGGGACTCCAAACTCCTGCAAGATGTTTGCAGAACCTCAGTATCATCTGCTGCTTAACTCCTCTAACATAACTGACCTAACCACTGTGCCATGCCAGAATGGATGGGTGTATGATAACACCACATTTCACTCTACTTTACCCACAGAG TGGGATCTAGTTTGCGATAAGAAAAGAGTGAACAAAGCCACGGCCACCATCTTCTTCATGGGGGTCATGCTTGGAGCAGCAGTATTTGGTTATCTTAGTGACAG GTTTGGCAGGAAAagagtgctgctgctgtcctATGTGACAACCACCCTCTTTGGGTTTGCAAGTGCTTTCTCTTATAATTTTGCCATGTTTGCTGCCATGAGGTTTTTTACTGGATTTGGAATTTCTGGAATAAGTATAATCACCATGGTCCTTT GCATTGAATGGGTGGACATTAAGCACCGAACTGCAGTGGGCGTTTTaatgagtatggactggagtGTTTCTACTGCTCTGCTTCCTGCTGTGGCCTATTTTCTGAATGGTTGGAGGTACCTGACTGCTGTTGTAACAACTCCACTCTTTCTGGCAATGATCACTTGGTG GTGGATCCCTGAGTCTGCCAGGTGGCTGGTAAGCAATGGAAGGGTCAACACTGCTCATTTTTACTTGAGCAAGTGTGCAAAGGTCAATGGCAGAGAGCAGTTCATGGCTGACCTAAAGCCTGAG GTTCTGTCCAAAGTAATAAttcttgaaaatgaaaacagaaaatattcttATCTGGACCTTGTTAAAACTCCCAAAATGAGGAGACTGGCTCTGCTTACTGGCATTGTGTG GTTTGGTGTAGCCTGTACTTATTACGGAATCAGCTTGAATGTCACTGGATTTGGTGTGAACATTTATCTAACACAGTTTATCTACGGCGCAAGTGAAATTCCAGCAAAAGTGTTCATCTTTTTCACCTTGAATAAAATAGGTCGAAGGCTGAATCAGGCTGGTACACTTGCTCTGACTGGACTGTGTCTTTTCTGCAGCATGTTTATCCCTCAAG aAATGGGTGTGTATAAGACAATTTTAGGAGCTTTGGGCAAGATGTTTTCAGAGGCATCTTTTACTACTGTTTTTCTGTACACATCAGAGCTCTACCCCACAGTAATGAG ACAAAATGGATTGGGTTTCAGTAACTTCATGGCCCGTATAGGCGTGTCGGTATCACCCATGATCATGCTCCTTGAAGAAGTGTGGATCCCTCTACCAagtgctgttttctctctggtAGCTTTTGCTGCAGCCCTCTCAGCTTATTTTCTTCCTGAGACACGAAACAGCCGTCTACCAGAGACAATTGAGGATGTGGAACAGACAAG gagACTATCATTCTCCACATCTAACGAGAAATCTCTGTCTTAA
- the LOC113128330 gene encoding solute carrier family 22 member 7-like isoform X2, whose protein sequence is MKLENVLSELDGFGRFQLRTVFLMVIPRVTLPFHFLLNNFIAAVPSHHCDISSLDNRGIFRNLSLADRLVVSIPVQEDGTPNSCKMFAEPQYHLLLNSSNITDLTTVPCQNGWVYDNTTFHSTLPTEWDLVCDKKRVNKATATIFFMGVMLGAAVFGYLSDRFGRKRVLLLSYVTTTLFGFASAFSYNFAMFAAMRFFTGFGISGISIITMVLCIEWVDIKHRTAVGVLMSMDWSVSTALLPAVAYFLNGWRYLTAVVTTPLFLAMITWWWIPESARWLVSNGRVNTAHFYLSKCAKVNGREQFMADLKPEVLSKVIILENENRKYSYLDLVKTPKMRRLALLTGIVWSKAESGWYTCSDWTVSFLQHVYPSRQNGLGFSNFMARIGVSVSPMIMLLEEVWIPLPSAVFSLVAFAAALSAYFLPETRNSRLPETIEDVEQTRRLSFSTSNEKSLS, encoded by the exons atgaagtTAGAGAACGTGCTGTCTGAGTTGGATGGCTTTGGGAGATTCCAATTAAGGACAGTCTTCTTGATGGTAATCCCTCGTGTGACTTTGccatttcattttttgctgaataatttcATTGCAGCTGTTCCCTCTCACCACTGTGACATAAGCTCTCTGGATAATAGAGGGATTTTTAGGAATTTATCTCTGGCAGACAGGCTTGTTGTTAGTATTCCAGTCCAGGAGGATGGGACTCCAAACTCCTGCAAGATGTTTGCAGAACCTCAGTATCATCTGCTGCTTAACTCCTCTAACATAACTGACCTAACCACTGTGCCATGCCAGAATGGATGGGTGTATGATAACACCACATTTCACTCTACTTTACCCACAGAG TGGGATCTAGTTTGCGATAAGAAAAGAGTGAACAAAGCCACGGCCACCATCTTCTTCATGGGGGTCATGCTTGGAGCAGCAGTATTTGGTTATCTTAGTGACAG GTTTGGCAGGAAAagagtgctgctgctgtcctATGTGACAACCACCCTCTTTGGGTTTGCAAGTGCTTTCTCTTATAATTTTGCCATGTTTGCTGCCATGAGGTTTTTTACTGGATTTGGAATTTCTGGAATAAGTATAATCACCATGGTCCTTT GCATTGAATGGGTGGACATTAAGCACCGAACTGCAGTGGGCGTTTTaatgagtatggactggagtGTTTCTACTGCTCTGCTTCCTGCTGTGGCCTATTTTCTGAATGGTTGGAGGTACCTGACTGCTGTTGTAACAACTCCACTCTTTCTGGCAATGATCACTTGGTG GTGGATCCCTGAGTCTGCCAGGTGGCTGGTAAGCAATGGAAGGGTCAACACTGCTCATTTTTACTTGAGCAAGTGTGCAAAGGTCAATGGCAGAGAGCAGTTCATGGCTGACCTAAAGCCTGAG GTTCTGTCCAAAGTAATAAttcttgaaaatgaaaacagaaaatattcttATCTGGACCTTGTTAAAACTCCCAAAATGAGGAGACTGGCTCTGCTTACTGGCATTGTGTG GTCGAAGGCTGAATCAGGCTGGTACACTTGCTCTGACTGGACTGTGTCTTTTCTGCAGCATGTTTATCCCTCAAG ACAAAATGGATTGGGTTTCAGTAACTTCATGGCCCGTATAGGCGTGTCGGTATCACCCATGATCATGCTCCTTGAAGAAGTGTGGATCCCTCTACCAagtgctgttttctctctggtAGCTTTTGCTGCAGCCCTCTCAGCTTATTTTCTTCCTGAGACACGAAACAGCCGTCTACCAGAGACAATTGAGGATGTGGAACAGACAAG gagACTATCATTCTCCACATCTAACGAGAAATCTCTGTCTTAA
- the LOC113127771 gene encoding solute carrier family 22 member 7-like has protein sequence MRFENVLDDINGFGRFQIMILIISFIGRFTLPCHFMLNNFIAAVPSHHCDISSLDDGGIFRNLSLAERLVVSIPVQGDGTPSSCQMFAEPQYHLLFNSSNTTDLTTVPCQNGWVYDNSIFKSTLTSQWDLVCDRRGKNKATTTIFFVGVMFGAMSFGSLSNRYGRRIMLLVSYLSGMLFADASAFSSSYMMFAVLRFFTGFCITGIVIISSVLSVEWVDIKHRKLVGLVDSLSWTFGSATFAAIAYFVTDWRWLIVSVTSPLILAIITWRWIPESARWLIANGKMERAQMYLKKCAKMNRTTGFIHTLKTETLSTIVTTEKRDRIYTYLDLIRTPKMRRLALSTGTVWFCVATTFYGISFNITGFGLNIYLTQFTYALIELPAKLSIYYLLDKIGRRYTQVGSLLLAGVCLGINIVVPKDRSIVRTVVAVIGKGFSSASFATIVLYSSELYPTVVRQNGMGYNSFIARLGVAMAPLILLLDDLWKELPQVVLCSVAVLGGIVARTLSETHNRCLPETIEDIEQQS, from the exons ATGAGGTTTGAGAACGTTCTTGATGATATTAATGGATTCGGAAGATTTCAGATAATGATTCTTATAATCAGCTTTATAGGTCGCTTCACACTACCCTGCCACTTCATGCTGAACAACTTCATAGCAGCTGTTCCCTCTCACCACTGTGACATCAGCTCTCTGGATGACGGAGGGATTTTTAGGAATTTATCCCTGGCAGAGAGGCTTGTTGTTAGTATTCCAGTGCAGGGGGATGGAACTCCAAGCTCGTGCCAGATGTTTGCAGAGCCACAATATCATCTGCTGTTCAACTCCTCCAACACAACTGACCTAACCACTGTGCCATGCCAGAATGGATGGGTGTACGATAACAGCATCTTTAAGTCAACTTTGACTTCTCAG TGGGACCTGGTGTGTGATAGAAGAGgtaaaaacaaagcaaccaCTACCATCTTCTTTGTGGGTGTGATGTTTGGAGCCATGTCCTTTGGAAGTCTGAGCAACAG GTATGGCCGAAGGATAATGCTGCTGGTGTCCTATTTGTCTGGAATGCTGTTTGCTGATGCAAGTGCCTTTTCTTCGTCCTATATGATGTTCGCAGTGCTACGGTTCTTCACTGGGTTTTGCATCACTGGAATTGTTATTATCTCATCAGTCCTCA GTGTGGAGTGGGTGGACATTAAGCACAGGAAACTGGTGGGACTGGTTGACAGCTTGTCATGGACATTTGGGAGCGCAACATTTGCGGCTATTGCTTACTTTGTGACTGACTGGCGGTGGCTGATTGTAAGCGTCACATCACCTCTGATACTGGCAATAATAACCTGGAG GTGGATACCCGAGTCGGCTAGGTGGCTGATTGCCAATGGAAAGATGGAACGAGCCCAGATGTATTTGAAAAAATGTGCCAAGATGAATCGAACAACAGGGTTCATTCACACTCTTAAAACAGAG ACACTATCCACTATTGTTACGACAGAGAAAAGAGACCGGATCTATACCTACCTTGATCTGATACGAACACCCAAGATGAGGAGACTGGCCCTGTCTACTGGTACAGTGTG GTTTTGCGTGGCAACTACATTTTATGGCATTAGTTTCAACATCACTGGCTTTGGGCTGAACATCTACCTCACCCAGTTTACCTACGCATTAATCGAGCTTCCAGCCAAACTGTCAATTTACTACTTACTGGATAAAATAGGCAGGAGATACACTCAGGTGGGATCTTTGCTGTTGGCTGGAGTCTGTCTTGGAATCAACATTGTGGTTCCTAAAG ATAGGTCTATTGTCAGAACTGTGGTGGCAGTCATTGGAAAGGGGTTTTCTTCAGCATCATTTGCAACTATTGTGCTCTACAGCTCTGAGCTCTATCCCACTGTAGTAAG ACAGAATGGCATGGGCTACAATTCCTTCATTGCTCGACTTGGTGTAGCTATGGCTCCTTTGATCCTCTTACTAGATGATCTCTGGAAGGAACTGCCCCAAGTTGTCCTGTGCTCTGTGGCTGTGCTCGGGGGAATAGTGGCAAGAACACTGTCAGAGACACACAACCGGTGCCTGCCAGAGACCATTGAGGATATCGAACAGCAGTCGTGA
- the LOC113127769 gene encoding pre-mRNA-splicing factor ATP-dependent RNA helicase DHX15: MSKRHRLDLGDDYTSSKKRSDGRDRDRDRDREDRSRDRDRDRDRDRDRDRDRDPKPSSAPSNTMVAVPSLPPIKQMAVQQQVNPFTNLPHTPRYYEILKKRLQLPVWEYKENFTDIITRHQSFVLVGETGSGKTTQIPQWCVDMVRGLPGPKRAVACTQPRRVAAMSVAQRVADEMDVMLGQEVGYSIRFEDCSSAKTILKYMTDGMLLREAMNDPLLERYGVIILDEAHERTLATDILMGVLKEVVRQRPDLKVIVMSATLDAGKFQVYFDSCPLLTIPGRTHPVEIFYTPEPERDYLEAAIRTVIQIHMCEEDEGDCLLFLTGQEEIDEACKRIKREVDDLGPEVGDIKIIPLYSTLPPQQQQRIFEPPPPRKPNGAIGRKVVVSTNIAETSLTIDGVVFVIDPGFAKQKVYNPRIRVESLLVTAISKASAQQRAGRAGRTRPGKCFRLYTEKAYKTEMQDNTYPEILRSNLGSVVLQLKKLGIDDLVHFDFMDPPAPETLMRALELLNYLAALNDDGDLTELGSMMAEFPLDPQLAKMVIASCEFNCSNEILSITAMLSVPQCFVRPTEAKKAADESKMRFAHIDGDHLTLLNVYHAFKQNHESNQWCYDNFVNYRSLMSADNVRQQLSRIMDRFNLPRRSTEFTSRDYYINIRRALCTGFFMQVAHLERTGHYLTVKDNQVVQLHPSTVLDHKPEWVLYNEFVLTTKNYIRTCTDIKPEWLVKIAPQYYEMSNFPQCEAKRQLERIIAKLESKEYSQY, encoded by the exons GAGAGACCGGGACCGGGACAGAGACCGTGAAGACCGCTCCAGGGACCGGGATCGAGATAGGGATCGGGACAGGGATAGAGACCGGGACAGAGACCCAAAGCCTTCTAGTGCGCCATCTAACACCATGGTAGCTGTGCCGAGCTTACCACCCATCAAGCAGATGGCTGTGCAACAACAGGTCAATCCCTTCACCAACCTACCGCATACGCCGCGTTATTATGAGATCTTGAAGAAGAGGCTACAGCTTCCAGTGTGGGAGTACAAGGAAAACTTCACTGATATCATCACACGTCATCAAAGCTTTGTACTCGTCGGAGAGACTGGCTCTGGAAAGACAACACAG ATCCCACAGTGGTGTGTGGACATGGTGAGAGGCTTGCCTGGTCCTAAACGGGCAGTGGCCTGTACTCAGCCCAGGAGAGTGGCTGCCATGAGTGTGGCTCAGAGGGTGGCAGATGAAATGGATGTCATGCTTGGACAGGAAGTCGGTTACTCCATTCGATTTGAGGACTGCAGCTCTGCCAAGACTATACTCAA GTACATGACAGACGGTATGTTACTAAGAGAGGCTATGAATGATCCACTACTGGAGAGATACGGTGTGATCATTCTGGACGAGGCCCATGAGCGAACACTGGCGACAGACATTCTGATGGGAGTTCTCAAAGAGGTGGTGCGTCAAAGACCAGATCTGAag GTGATTGTCATGAGTGCTACGCTAGATGCTGGAAAGTTCCAGGTGTACTTTGACAGCTGTCCTTTGCTGACTATCCCTGGGCGTACACACCCCGTGGAGATCTTCTACACCCCTGAGCCAGAGCGGGACTACCTTGAGGCAGCGATCCGCACTGTCATCCAGATTCATATGTGTGAGGAAGACGAAGGTgactgcctcctcttcctcactggtCAAGAG GAAATTGATGAGGCCTGCAAACGGATTAAGCGTGAGGTAGATGACCTTGGACCTGAAGTTGGAGATATCAAAATCATTCCACTGTATTCCACGTTGcccccacagcagcagcaaaggatCTTTGAGCCTCCTCCTCCAAGGAAGCCCAATGGTGCAATAGGAAGAAAG GTTGTGGTGTCAACAAACATTGCTGAGACCTCTCTGACAATTGATGGTGTGGTGTTTGTCATTGATCCTGGATTTGCCAAACAAAAG GTGTACAATCCTCGTATCAGAGTGGAGTCTTTGCTCGTCACAGCCATCAGTAAAGCTTCTGCCCAGCAAAGGGCTGGACGAGCCGGCAGAACACGTCCAGGAAAGTGTTTCCGCCTCTACACAGAGAAAGCCTACAAAACAGAGATGCAG GATAACACATACCCTGAGATACTACGATCCAACTTGGGATCTGTTGTGCTGCAGCTAAAAAAGCTTGGTATTGATGACCTGGTGCACTTTGACTTCATGGATCCACCAG CTCCAGAAACTCTGATGAGGGCTCTTGAACTTTTGAATTACCTCGCAGCACTCAATGATGATGGTGACCTGACGGAGCTGGGCTCCATGATGGCAGAATTTCCTTTGGACCCCCAGCTAGCTAAGATGGTTATTGCCAGCTGTGAATTTAACTGCTCTAACGAGATCCTTTCCATTACTGCCATGCTGTCAG TCCCACAGTGTTTTGTCCGGCCCACGGAGGCTAAGAAGGCAGCAGACGAGTCCAAGATGAGGTTTGCTCACATCGATGGAGACCACTTGACGCTGCTCAACGTCTATCATGCCTTCAAACAAA ACCATGAATCTAACCAGTGGTGCTATGACAACTTTGTCAACTACCGCTCCTTGATGTCTGCGGATAACGTGCGGCAGCAGCTGTCCAGGATTATGGACCGTTTCAACCTGCCCCGTCGAAGCACAGAGTTCACCAGCAGAGATTACTACATCAACATCCGGCGGGCGCTCTGTACCGGCTTCTTCATgcag GTGGCTCATTTGGAGCGCACAGGTCATTACCTCACAGTAAAAGACAACCAAGTGGTCCAGCTGCACCCATCTACAGTCTTGGACCACAAGCCAGAGTGGGTGCTCTACAACGAATTTGTCCTCACCACCAAGAATTACATCCGCACTTGCACAGATATCAAGCCAGAATG GCTTGTGAAGATTGCACCACAGTACTACGAAATGAGTAACTTCCCACAATGTGAAGCTAAAAGACAGCTGGAGCGAATCATTGCCAAACTAGAGAGCAAAGAGTATTCCCAGTACTAA